In the genome of Pseudomonas putida, one region contains:
- a CDS encoding AraC family transcriptional regulator, translating to MPATPLEPTLEAQRQELADLIRRHVGEPSGTVSAIDDLYLVSYRETLRSMPALAQPALCILAQGSKTLFLGDERYAYDPLHYMVVSVTLPISGALLEASPENPSLGLRMDIDPAQISQLIAESGPMMVPNLPSGRGLYVERSDPQLLDALLRLLRLLDSPRDIPVLAPLIRREILYRLLRGPQGHRLYEIALANSQTHRVCQAITWLNRHYQQPLRIEDLAREVNLSTSTLHHRFKAVTSMSPLQYQKQLRLQEARRLMLNDGLEAAVAGYRVGYESPSQFSREYSRLYGAPPIRDVARLRANAS from the coding sequence ATGCCCGCAACGCCCTTGGAACCCACGCTCGAAGCCCAGCGTCAGGAGCTGGCCGACCTGATCCGCCGTCATGTCGGCGAGCCCTCGGGGACGGTATCCGCCATCGATGACCTGTATCTGGTCAGCTACCGCGAAACCCTGCGCTCGATGCCCGCTCTGGCACAACCAGCCCTGTGCATCCTGGCCCAAGGCAGCAAGACCTTGTTTCTCGGCGATGAACGCTACGCCTATGACCCGCTGCATTACATGGTGGTGTCAGTGACGTTGCCGATCAGCGGCGCGCTGCTCGAAGCCAGCCCCGAGAATCCGAGCCTAGGCCTTCGCATGGACATCGATCCGGCGCAGATCAGTCAGTTGATCGCCGAAAGCGGCCCGATGATGGTGCCCAACCTGCCATCCGGTCGGGGCCTGTACGTGGAAAGAAGCGATCCGCAGTTGCTCGATGCCTTGCTGCGCCTGCTGCGATTGCTCGATTCGCCACGGGACATCCCGGTGTTGGCGCCGCTGATTCGCCGCGAGATTCTCTACCGGTTGCTGCGCGGCCCCCAAGGCCATCGCCTGTATGAAATCGCCTTGGCCAACAGCCAGACCCATCGCGTCTGCCAGGCCATCACCTGGCTCAATCGTCACTACCAGCAGCCGCTGCGCATCGAGGACTTGGCGCGGGAAGTGAACCTCAGCACCTCGACCTTGCACCACAGGTTCAAGGCCGTGACCTCGATGAGCCCCTTGCAGTACCAGAAGCAGTTGCGCCTGCAGGAGGCGCGACGACTGATGCTCAACGATGGGCTGGAGGCGGCGGTGGCAGGGTATCGAGTGGGCTATGAAAGCCCCTCGCAGTTCAGCCGTGAATACAGCCGGCTATACGGCGCACCACCGATTCGGGATGTGGCGCGGCTGCGGGCCAACGCCAGCTGA
- a CDS encoding flavin reductase family protein — MYYYEPAKGHGLPHDPFNAIVGPRPIGWISSQDVQGRLNLAPYSFFNAFNYIPPIIGFCSVGRKDSLNNIEQTGEFVWNLATRTLAEPMNQSCAAVAADVDEFELSGLTPAPSRIVGVPRVGESPVAFECKVSQIVQLKRADQALVPSWLILGEVVAVHIAEHLLKDGIYDTAAAEPILRGGGPADYFELGNLFKMARPQV; from the coding sequence ATGTACTACTACGAACCCGCCAAAGGCCATGGCCTGCCCCATGACCCGTTCAATGCCATCGTTGGCCCCCGCCCTATCGGCTGGATCTCTTCCCAGGACGTGCAAGGTCGCCTCAATCTTGCGCCCTACAGCTTCTTCAACGCCTTCAACTACATCCCGCCGATCATCGGCTTCTGCAGCGTCGGGCGTAAAGACAGCTTGAACAACATCGAACAGACCGGTGAGTTCGTCTGGAACCTGGCCACCCGAACGCTGGCCGAACCGATGAACCAAAGCTGCGCCGCAGTGGCGGCGGATGTCGATGAGTTCGAACTGAGCGGCCTGACTCCGGCGCCATCACGCATCGTCGGCGTCCCTCGGGTGGGCGAAAGCCCGGTGGCCTTCGAATGCAAGGTGAGCCAGATCGTGCAACTCAAGCGCGCCGATCAGGCACTGGTGCCCAGTTGGCTGATCCTGGGTGAAGTCGTGGCCGTGCACATTGCCGAACATCTGCTCAAGGACGGCATCTATGATACCGCCGCCGCCGAGCCTATCCTGCGTGGAGGAGGCCCGGCGGACTACTTCGAGCTGGGCAACCTGTTCAAGATGGCCCGCCCGCAGGTCTGA
- a CDS encoding COG4705 family protein has product MNKLPQITLAFWVMKICATTLGETAGDLLSMTLNIGYAMSSLLLISVFLVTLVTQLYSRRYNPWLYWLVILSTSTAGTTMSDFMDRTLGLGYAAGSAILIGILLLTFALWRLSGNPLDVTRIKHRGGELFYWVAILFSNTLGTALGDFLADDSGLGFAGGALLIGSTIALVVLARYWTRIPGVVLFWVAFVLTRPFGATLGDFLTKPHEKGGMDFGTVGSSAVLGGVLLVLILMASLYNREPRPALEAS; this is encoded by the coding sequence ATGAATAAACTTCCGCAAATCACCTTGGCCTTCTGGGTCATGAAGATCTGCGCTACGACCTTGGGCGAGACGGCGGGCGACTTGTTGTCGATGACCCTCAACATCGGCTATGCCATGAGCTCGCTGCTGTTGATCAGCGTGTTCCTGGTGACACTGGTCACCCAGCTTTACTCCCGTCGCTACAACCCCTGGCTGTACTGGCTGGTCATCTTGTCCACCAGTACCGCGGGCACCACGATGTCCGACTTCATGGACCGCACCCTGGGCCTGGGCTATGCCGCAGGTTCGGCCATCCTGATCGGCATCTTGCTGCTGACGTTCGCCCTCTGGCGCCTGAGCGGAAATCCCTTGGACGTCACACGCATCAAGCATCGCGGCGGCGAGCTGTTCTACTGGGTGGCGATCCTGTTTTCCAACACCCTTGGCACCGCGCTGGGCGATTTCCTGGCGGACGACTCGGGCCTCGGTTTCGCCGGCGGCGCGCTGCTGATCGGCAGCACCATCGCCCTGGTGGTGCTGGCGCGCTACTGGACCCGTATCCCAGGCGTGGTGCTGTTCTGGGTCGCGTTCGTCCTGACCCGTCCATTCGGCGCGACCTTGGGCGACTTCCTGACCAAACCGCACGAGAAAGGCGGGATGGACTTCGGCACGGTGGGCTCTTCGGCGGTGCTGGGAGGGGTCTTGCTGGTGCTGATCCTCATGGCGTCGCTTTACAACCGTGAGCCTCGCCCGGCGTTGGAGGCTTCTTGA
- a CDS encoding ATP-binding protein → MLFSFRTLRLALIILVIVIGTALSAGWAMHQAKRQSMETDARRASQQLTLYANALHTLIERYRALPAVLALDPELIAALRGPVTEQVQDALNHKLERINGAANSSTLELLDRTGLAIAASNWRLPTTYVGSNYGFRPYFKQTRSQGSGRFYAVGVTSGVPGYFLANAVTDEQGRFLGAMVVKLEFPELEREWRQGSDILLVSDARGITFIANQEGWRYRELQPISAADRADLAETRQYDKQPLVPLQHQVLTNFGANSHLSRVQGPEGSIDYLWESLPLDAEGWTLHLLRKPQVSAEGRNAALTAAAIWLSLVFAALFVSQRLRLARLRKRSRDELKRLVEERTRELRTAQEGLVQSAKLAALGQMSAALAHEINQPLTTQRMQLETLRLLLDHGRYDEARQALEPLEQMLTRMAALTGHLKTFARNSPGGLRERLDLATVVDQALHLLDARIRGEGVEVALYLARPAWVRGDAIRLEQVLINLLRNALDAMVDKRYKRLEIRIEADDGHWRLSVLDSGGGIPQADLARVFDPFFTTKPVGEGLGLGLAISYGIVHEAGGQLQAENLPGGARLSLTLPRDLEPVC, encoded by the coding sequence ATGCTATTTTCCTTCCGAACCTTGCGCCTGGCCTTGATCATCCTGGTGATTGTCATCGGCACCGCGCTCAGCGCTGGCTGGGCGATGCACCAGGCCAAGCGCCAGTCGATGGAGACCGACGCGCGCCGGGCCAGCCAGCAACTGACCCTCTACGCCAATGCCCTGCACACCCTGATCGAGCGGTACCGAGCCCTGCCCGCGGTGCTGGCGCTGGACCCGGAACTGATCGCCGCGTTGCGTGGCCCGGTGACCGAACAGGTGCAGGACGCCCTGAACCACAAACTCGAACGCATCAACGGCGCCGCCAACTCCTCCACCCTGGAATTGCTCGATCGCACGGGCCTGGCCATCGCCGCCAGCAACTGGCGCCTGCCGACCACCTATGTCGGCTCAAACTACGGCTTTCGTCCCTATTTCAAGCAGACCCGCAGCCAGGGCAGCGGCCGCTTCTACGCGGTCGGCGTCACCAGTGGCGTACCAGGCTACTTCCTGGCCAACGCGGTCACCGACGAACAGGGGCGCTTCCTCGGTGCCATGGTGGTCAAGCTGGAGTTCCCCGAGCTTGAGCGCGAATGGCGCCAAGGCAGCGACATCCTGTTGGTCAGCGATGCCCGCGGTATCACCTTCATCGCCAACCAGGAAGGCTGGCGCTACCGCGAACTACAACCGATTTCTGCCGCCGACCGCGCCGACCTCGCCGAAACCCGCCAGTACGACAAACAGCCCTTGGTGCCCCTGCAGCATCAGGTACTGACCAACTTCGGCGCCAACAGCCACCTGAGCCGCGTGCAGGGCCCGGAGGGCAGCATCGACTACCTGTGGGAGAGTCTGCCGCTGGACGCAGAAGGCTGGACCTTGCACTTGCTGCGCAAGCCTCAGGTCAGTGCAGAGGGGCGCAACGCCGCCCTGACCGCCGCCGCGATCTGGCTGAGCCTGGTGTTCGCTGCGCTGTTCGTCAGCCAGCGCCTACGCCTGGCCCGCCTGCGCAAGCGCAGCCGCGATGAACTCAAGCGCCTGGTCGAAGAACGCACCCGCGAACTGCGCACCGCCCAGGAAGGCCTGGTGCAGTCGGCCAAGCTTGCGGCCCTGGGGCAGATGTCGGCAGCCCTGGCCCATGAAATCAACCAGCCCCTGACGACCCAGCGCATGCAGCTCGAAACCCTGCGCCTGCTGCTCGATCACGGCCGCTACGACGAGGCCCGCCAGGCCCTGGAACCGCTGGAGCAGATGCTCACGCGCATGGCGGCGTTGACCGGCCACCTCAAGACGTTTGCCCGCAACAGCCCCGGCGGGCTGCGCGAACGCCTGGACCTGGCCACCGTGGTCGACCAGGCCTTGCACCTGCTCGATGCCCGCATCCGTGGCGAAGGCGTCGAAGTGGCGCTGTACCTGGCGCGGCCAGCGTGGGTCCGTGGCGATGCGATCCGCCTTGAGCAAGTGCTGATCAACCTGTTGCGCAATGCTCTCGACGCCATGGTCGACAAGCGCTACAAACGCCTGGAAATCCGTATCGAGGCCGATGATGGCCACTGGCGCCTGAGCGTGCTCGACTCCGGTGGCGGCATCCCCCAGGCGGACCTGGCCCGGGTTTTCGATCCGTTCTTCACCACCAAACCCGTGGGTGAAGGGCTCGGCCTGGGCTTGGCGATCTCCTATGGCATCGTCCACGAAGCCGGTGGCCAGTTGCAGGCCGAGAACCTGCCCGGTGGCGCCCGACTAAGCCTTACCCTGCCCCGCGACTTGGAGCCTGTATGTTGA
- a CDS encoding putative quinol monooxygenase, whose protein sequence is MTQPQPVTHLAFIRASSGRSAELGARLRDLLEPSLRTPGCLSFTIQRSQADDDLWLLSGSWRDQQAMSGYFASPTLEVFGELVQTQVVSSLDLHTFA, encoded by the coding sequence ATGACCCAGCCACAACCGGTCACTCACCTGGCTTTCATCCGGGCTAGCAGCGGTCGTTCGGCGGAACTGGGCGCGCGTCTGCGCGACCTGCTGGAACCTTCGCTGCGTACGCCGGGTTGCCTGAGTTTCACCATTCAGCGGTCCCAGGCCGACGATGACCTGTGGCTGCTCAGCGGCAGTTGGCGCGACCAGCAGGCCATGAGCGGCTACTTTGCCTCCCCGACCCTCGAGGTCTTCGGCGAGCTGGTACAGACGCAGGTGGTGAGCAGCCTGGATCTGCATACGTTTGCCTGA
- the bglX gene encoding beta-glucosidase BglX translates to MMKLSLLGLAMGLASQAALAATSAPPLQDKQAFIEHLIGQMTEAEKIGQLRLISIGPEMPREKIREEIAAGRIGGTFNSRTAPENRPMQDAAMRSRLKIPMFFAYDTIHGERTIFPIGLGLAATWDMDAVAKVGRTSAIEAAADSLDMTFGPMVDIARDPRWGRTSEGFGEDTYLTSKIGQVMVKAFQGTSPAEPDSIMAIVKHFALYGAVEGGRDYNTVDMSLPKMYNDYLPPYRASLDAGAGGVMVALNSINGVPATSNTWLMNDLLRKEWGFKGVTISDHGAIQELIRHGVAQDGREAAKLAIKAGIDMSMNDTLYGEELPGLLKSGEVTQAELNQAVREVLGAKYDMGLFKDPYVRIGKAENDVKDYYADSRLHRAAARDVARRSLVLLENREQTLPLKKAGTIALVGPLADAPIDMMGSWAADGKPEHSVTVREGLRRALEGKAKLVYAKGSNVTGDKAIFDYLNFLNFAAPEIVDDPRPAAVLIDEAVKAAKQSDVVVAVVGESRGMSHESSSRTTLEIPAVQRDLIKALKATGKPLVLVLMNGRPLSLAWEREQADALLETWFSGTEGGNAIADVLFGDYNPSGKLAITFPRSVGQIPMYYNHMRIGRPYTPGKPGNYTSQYFEEPNGPLYPFGYGLSYSSFELSGLALGSQQLKRGGTLEAKVTVKNTGKRDGETVVQLYVQDVSASMSRPVKELKNFQKLMLKAGESRTLTFHISEDDLKFYNGQLQRVAEPGQFNVQVGLDSEAVQQQSFELL, encoded by the coding sequence ATGATGAAACTGTCTTTGCTGGGCCTGGCCATGGGCCTTGCCAGTCAGGCGGCACTGGCCGCCACTTCCGCACCGCCCCTGCAGGACAAGCAGGCCTTCATCGAGCACCTGATCGGCCAGATGACCGAAGCCGAGAAAATCGGCCAGTTGCGCCTGATCAGCATCGGCCCGGAAATGCCCCGCGAGAAGATCCGTGAGGAAATCGCCGCCGGACGTATCGGCGGTACCTTCAACTCGCGCACCGCTCCCGAGAACCGGCCGATGCAGGACGCCGCCATGCGCAGCCGCCTGAAGATCCCGATGTTCTTCGCCTACGACACCATCCATGGCGAGCGCACCATCTTCCCGATCGGCCTGGGCCTGGCCGCGACCTGGGACATGGACGCCGTGGCCAAGGTCGGCCGCACCTCGGCCATCGAAGCGGCCGCCGACTCCCTGGACATGACCTTCGGGCCGATGGTCGATATCGCCCGCGACCCACGTTGGGGTCGCACCAGCGAGGGCTTCGGCGAGGACACCTACCTCACCTCGAAGATCGGCCAGGTGATGGTCAAGGCGTTCCAGGGCACCAGCCCGGCCGAGCCCGACAGCATCATGGCCATCGTCAAGCACTTCGCCCTGTACGGCGCGGTGGAAGGCGGGCGCGACTACAACACGGTCGATATGAGCCTGCCGAAAATGTACAACGACTACCTGCCGCCCTACCGCGCCAGCCTGGACGCCGGCGCAGGTGGGGTAATGGTGGCGCTGAACTCGATCAATGGCGTGCCCGCCACCTCCAACACCTGGCTGATGAACGACCTGCTGCGCAAGGAGTGGGGCTTCAAAGGCGTGACCATCAGCGACCACGGCGCCATCCAGGAACTGATCCGTCACGGCGTCGCCCAGGACGGCCGCGAAGCCGCCAAGCTGGCGATCAAGGCCGGCATCGACATGAGCATGAACGACACCCTCTATGGCGAGGAACTGCCCGGCCTGCTCAAGTCCGGCGAAGTGACCCAGGCCGAGCTGAACCAGGCTGTGCGTGAGGTGCTCGGCGCCAAGTACGACATGGGCCTGTTCAAGGATCCTTACGTGCGTATCGGCAAGGCCGAGAACGACGTCAAGGACTACTATGCCGACAGCCGCCTGCACCGTGCGGCCGCCCGTGATGTGGCACGCCGCAGCCTGGTACTGCTGGAGAACCGCGAGCAGACCCTGCCGCTGAAGAAGGCCGGCACCATCGCCCTGGTCGGCCCCCTGGCCGACGCGCCGATCGACATGATGGGCAGTTGGGCCGCCGACGGGAAACCGGAGCACTCGGTGACCGTACGCGAAGGCCTGCGTCGCGCGCTCGAGGGCAAGGCCAAGCTGGTCTACGCCAAAGGCTCGAACGTCACCGGCGACAAGGCCATCTTCGACTACCTGAACTTCCTCAACTTCGCCGCTCCCGAGATCGTCGACGACCCGCGCCCGGCTGCCGTGCTGATCGACGAAGCGGTCAAGGCCGCCAAACAATCGGATGTGGTGGTGGCAGTGGTCGGCGAATCCCGCGGCATGTCCCACGAGTCCTCCAGCCGGACCACCCTGGAAATCCCGGCGGTGCAGCGAGACCTGATCAAGGCACTGAAGGCCACCGGCAAGCCGCTAGTGCTGGTGCTGATGAACGGCCGCCCACTGTCGCTGGCCTGGGAGCGTGAGCAGGCTGACGCGCTGCTGGAAACCTGGTTCAGCGGCACCGAAGGCGGCAACGCCATCGCCGATGTGTTGTTCGGCGACTACAACCCGTCCGGCAAGCTGGCCATCACCTTCCCGCGCTCGGTCGGGCAGATCCCGATGTACTACAACCACATGCGCATCGGCCGCCCCTACACCCCGGGCAAGCCAGGCAACTACACCTCGCAGTACTTCGAGGAACCCAACGGCCCGCTCTACCCGTTCGGCTATGGCCTGAGCTACAGCAGCTTCGAACTGTCCGGCCTGGCGCTGGGCAGCCAGCAGCTCAAGCGTGGGGGCACGTTGGAGGCCAAGGTGACAGTGAAGAACACCGGCAAGCGCGACGGCGAGACCGTGGTCCAGCTGTACGTGCAGGATGTCAGCGCTTCCATGAGCCGCCCGGTCAAGGAGCTGAAGAACTTCCAGAAACTGATGCTCAAGGCCGGCGAGTCGCGGACCTTGACCTTCCACATCAGCGAGGATGACCTGAAGTTCTACAATGGCCAGTTGCAGCGGGTTGCGGAGCCTGGGCAGTTCAATGTCCAGGTCGGCCTCGATTCCGAGGCGGTGCAGCAGCAGAGCTTCGAGTTGCTGTGA
- a CDS encoding MFS transporter, protein MDNASTLPTGAAIAPATEKTTASRLKSIFSGSIGNMVEWYDWYVYAAFSLYFAKAFFPAGDTTAQLLNTAAIFAVGFLMRPIGGWLMGLYADRKGRKAALMASVLLMCAGSLVIALTPGYETIGVAAPILLVLARLMQGLSVGGEYGTSATYLSEMASKDRRGFFSSFQYVTLISGQLIALAVLIILQQTLTTEQLYAWGWRVPFVIGALCAVVALYLRRGMEETSSFTKKEKSKESLMRTLLRHPKELLTVVGLTMGGTLAFYTYTTYMQKYLVNTVGMSISDSTTISAATLFLFMCLQPVIGGLSDKIGRRPILIAFGVLGTLFTVPILSTLHTVQTWWGAFFLIMAALIIVSGYTSINAVVKAELFPTEIRALGVGLPYALTVSIFGGTAEYVALWFKSNGMETGFYWYVTGCIACSLLVYATMKDTAKHSRITTD, encoded by the coding sequence ATGGATAACGCCAGCACCCTGCCCACCGGGGCGGCCATTGCGCCCGCCACGGAAAAAACCACCGCAAGCCGCCTCAAATCGATTTTCAGTGGCTCCATCGGCAACATGGTCGAATGGTACGACTGGTACGTCTATGCGGCATTCTCGCTGTACTTCGCCAAGGCCTTCTTCCCGGCCGGCGACACCACCGCACAATTGCTCAACACCGCCGCGATCTTCGCCGTAGGCTTTCTGATGCGCCCGATCGGCGGCTGGCTGATGGGCCTGTACGCCGACCGCAAGGGCCGCAAGGCCGCCCTGATGGCCTCGGTCCTGCTGATGTGCGCAGGCTCCCTGGTCATCGCACTGACCCCCGGCTACGAAACCATCGGCGTCGCCGCACCGATCCTGCTGGTCCTGGCGCGCCTGATGCAGGGCCTGTCGGTAGGCGGTGAGTATGGCACCTCGGCCACTTACCTCAGCGAGATGGCCAGCAAGGACCGCCGCGGCTTCTTCTCCAGCTTCCAGTACGTGACCTTGATCTCTGGCCAGCTCATTGCCCTGGCAGTGCTGATCATCCTGCAACAGACGCTCACCACCGAGCAGCTGTACGCCTGGGGCTGGCGCGTACCCTTCGTGATCGGCGCGCTGTGCGCAGTCGTCGCGCTGTACCTGCGCCGTGGCATGGAGGAGACCAGCTCCTTCACCAAGAAGGAAAAGTCCAAGGAAAGCCTGATGCGCACCCTGCTGCGCCATCCCAAGGAACTGCTCACCGTGGTCGGCCTGACCATGGGTGGCACCCTGGCCTTCTACACCTACACCACCTATATGCAGAAGTACCTGGTCAACACCGTGGGCATGAGCATCAGCGACTCGACCACCATCTCGGCGGCCACCCTGTTCCTGTTCATGTGCCTGCAACCGGTGATCGGTGGCCTCTCCGACAAGATCGGCCGTCGTCCGATCCTGATCGCCTTCGGCGTGCTCGGCACCCTGTTCACCGTACCGATCCTCAGCACCCTGCACACCGTGCAGACCTGGTGGGGCGCCTTCTTCCTGATCATGGCGGCGCTGATCATCGTCAGCGGCTACACCTCGATCAACGCCGTGGTCAAAGCCGAGCTGTTCCCCACCGAGATCCGCGCCCTGGGCGTCGGCCTGCCCTACGCGCTGACCGTCTCGATCTTCGGCGGCACCGCCGAGTACGTGGCACTGTGGTTCAAGAGCAACGGCATGGAAACCGGCTTCTACTGGTACGTCACCGGCTGCATCGCCTGCTCGCTGCTGGTCTATGCGACCATGAAGGACACCGCCAAGCACTCGCGGATCACCACCGACTGA
- a CDS encoding sigma-54-dependent transcriptional regulator: protein MLNSVIVVDDEASIRTAVEQWLSLSGFSVQLFTRAEECLAQLPEHFPGVVISDVRMPGMDGLQLLERLQVLDPDLPVILLTGHGDVPMAVEAMRNGAYDFLEKPFTPQTLLSSLRRALEKRQLVLENRRLHQQADLKARLENTLLGMSQGLQSLRRQVLDLAGLPVNVLIRGETGSGKERVARCLHDFGPRADKPFVALNCAAIPEALFEAELFGHESGAFTGAQGKRIGKLEYANGGTVFLDEIESMPLAQQAKLLRVIQEQKLERLGANQSISVDLRIIAATKPDLLEEARAGRFREDLAYRLNVAELRLAPLRERREDIPLLFEHFARAAAERLGRTAPPVSGGQLAQLLAHDWPGNVRELANAAERHALGLGAPRGEANAAGQSLAGQMEAFEAQCLRAALRQYKGEIKAVMEALQLPRRTLNEKMQRHGLAREDFLDRE from the coding sequence ATGTTGAACTCGGTGATCGTCGTCGACGACGAAGCCAGCATCCGCACTGCCGTGGAACAATGGCTGAGCCTGTCGGGCTTCAGCGTGCAACTGTTCACCCGCGCCGAAGAGTGCCTGGCCCAGTTACCTGAACACTTCCCCGGCGTAGTCATCAGCGACGTGCGCATGCCTGGCATGGATGGTTTGCAACTGCTCGAACGCCTGCAGGTGCTGGACCCCGACCTGCCGGTGATCCTGCTTACCGGCCATGGCGATGTCCCCATGGCGGTCGAGGCCATGCGCAATGGCGCCTATGACTTCCTGGAAAAACCCTTCACGCCGCAGACCTTGCTCAGCAGCCTGCGCCGCGCCTTGGAGAAACGCCAGTTGGTGCTGGAGAACCGCCGGCTGCACCAGCAGGCCGATCTCAAGGCGCGTCTGGAAAACACCCTGCTGGGCATGTCCCAAGGTTTGCAGAGCCTGCGCCGGCAGGTGCTGGACCTGGCCGGCCTGCCGGTCAACGTGTTGATCCGCGGCGAAACCGGCAGCGGCAAGGAGCGCGTGGCCCGCTGTCTGCACGATTTCGGCCCACGTGCCGACAAGCCCTTCGTCGCCCTCAACTGCGCGGCGATCCCCGAGGCGCTGTTCGAGGCGGAGCTGTTCGGCCACGAGAGCGGCGCTTTCACCGGTGCCCAGGGCAAACGCATCGGCAAACTGGAATATGCCAATGGCGGCACGGTGTTTCTCGATGAGATCGAGAGCATGCCCCTGGCCCAGCAAGCCAAGCTGCTGCGGGTGATCCAGGAGCAGAAACTGGAGCGCCTGGGCGCCAACCAGAGCATCAGCGTCGATCTGCGCATCATCGCCGCCACCAAACCCGACCTGCTCGAAGAAGCACGCGCAGGACGCTTTCGCGAAGACCTGGCCTACCGCCTGAACGTCGCCGAACTGCGCCTGGCGCCATTGCGCGAGCGCCGCGAGGACATCCCGCTGCTGTTCGAGCACTTTGCCCGCGCCGCCGCCGAGCGCCTGGGCCGTACGGCCCCACCGGTGAGCGGAGGGCAGTTGGCGCAACTGCTGGCCCACGACTGGCCAGGCAATGTGCGCGAACTGGCCAATGCTGCCGAGCGCCACGCCCTAGGCCTGGGCGCGCCGCGTGGCGAAGCCAACGCCGCAGGGCAATCCCTCGCCGGGCAGATGGAAGCGTTCGAGGCTCAATGCCTGCGCGCCGCGCTGCGTCAGTACAAGGGTGAGATCAAAGCGGTGATGGAGGCCTTGCAACTGCCCAGGCGTACGCTCAACGAAAAGATGCAACGCCACGGGCTGGCTAGAGAGGATTTTCTCGATCGCGAATAA